The nucleotide sequence GACTGGCTCTCTTTCACAGAGTGGACTTAGCTGTATTAGTTGGAATAGGAGCAGCGATACCTGATTTGGATAGAGAGTATACTCTCTTAAAGAGAGACATATTTAGGAGAATGCAATTACACAGAGCATTATTTCATAACATATTTTTCATCATTGCACTTTTTCTATTCAACAAATATATTGGAATAGGAGCTTTAACCCATGTCATTTTTGACGCTTTTACAAGTCCCTCCGATAGGGGCGTAGAGTTATTTTTCCCCTTGACTAGATTGATAAAGGAATACAAATTAAATTACGAGGGGAAGGAGTCAGGGAGAGGTAGGAGACCAGCATGGTACTTAGAGGATCCAACTAGATTGGTTGAACGTACTGCTGACAAGGATTTAAGAGAGCCTAAGAAGGAACCATGGAGAAGAATATATGGACCATTTAAAAACTCAATGTTAGTGGATTGGGCAGTCTTCTACGCTTCTGGAATATACATTATATTGAATGAACAATTGACAATCGGATTTCTGAATTGGTTGATCCAATTTCTGTATGTAGTCTTCGTAAAATACATTATAATTTCTATAGGAATAGTCATGTTTTATGCGGCTGGAGAGGTTTGGAGGAGAAGGAATGTTGGTAGAAGACCGATAATTGTGACTATGGCTATAGGATTCATATTAATCCTGTATCAGGGGAGTCAACTGTTCTCTCCATTGTCAATAGGTTCACTTGAGGCTGTTTACCTAGTAATTCCGTCATTGGCAGTTGGAATTATTTTAGCCTACCTACACGTTAAGATGAGGAAGAAGGAAGTTGTCTTATGAAACTTAAAATTAACCCTCTTAGCATTTTTGGAAAATTCGAGTGATTTCCATTAATTTTAATTATATGGTACTCAGATCAATTCTAAATGAATATTAGTCGAGATGAGACAATAATTTCTACTTTTTGCATTTTTTCTGATAAAACTTATGTATACTGGTTTTCTTCTGTTTATCTATAAATTAATAAGAGTGAATATAAAAGGTGATAAAGTAAGACAGATTTTATTAGTAACAAAGGAAGTAATTAGGTTATGGATAGAAAATACACCACGCTACGAGTTATAAAATCTACAGCGTGTATGCTAAAGAGGATAAAAGACGAGAAGAACTTATCCTCTATTGACGACACTATCAGATATCTAATAGTTGTGGAAAGGCTTAATATAAGAAATGGTTCAGACAAGGAAAAGAGAAAGTTAGATAAAGTATTTAATGGGTGTAATTGAAAATAACTTATAAAATGGTTAGCAGATTACCCGCAATTTATTACTAAGGGGCAATCTAAAAGAGATTCTTATTTTATTGATTTATGAAGGATTCATTTAAAATTTAAGTTAAAAAAATATTAAAAATTTTACTAGATTATTTTTAATTAATCCTTTTATACTTAGATTTTTATTGATCTTTATACTCTAATTAATTATGAAAGCTTTTCCTGATAAACCATTAAGTAAACAAGATATTTATGAAATAGCTAAAACCTACTCTCGTAATGACAATGAACCATTAAGTGGAAGAATGTGGGGTCATATTTATTCACTGGGATTACCAGAGGACGTAATAGAGGTTTCAATGACCTTATATAACCAGTTTATAAACAAGACAATGTTGGACTTCACCGTATATCCTAGCGTACTTAGGTTCGAGAACGATATAATCGCAATGGCTTCTTCTTTACTTGGAGGTAATGAAGAGACAGTTGGTAACTTCACGTTTGGTGGTACCGAAAGTATAATGGTAGCCACAAAGTCAGCTAGGGATTATTTTTTAAAGAGACACAGCAGTGTCATTCCTGAAATTTTATTACCGGTCACTGCCCATCCCGCATTCAATAAGGCTTCTGACTATTTAGGTATGAAAGTCACTCCCGTAAAAATAGACCCTGAGAGGACTACTGTCGACCTTGAGGACTTAAAGAGCAAGCTAAAAGAAAACACAGCAATGATAGTAGCTTCAGCCCCTAACTATCCGTTCGGAACCATAGATGACGTTAAAGCTCTATCTGAGATTGCGCAAGATAAGAAGTTATGGCTACATGTAGATTCTTGTATTGGAGGATTTTTGTTACCTTTTTTACGTGACCTAGGAGAACCAATACCCCCTTTTGATTTGTCTTTAGAAGGAGTTACCTCCATATCTGCTGATTTACATAAGTACGGCTATGCCCCCAGAGGAGCCTCAGTAGTTTTATTTAGAAACTCTTCGTATAGGGAGGGAAGCATATTTGTGATGTCTAGATGGCCTGGCTATCCGATTGTAAATACTTCTGTGCTCTCCACAAGGTCTGCAGGACCTCTGGCTGCTGCATGGGGAATAATTCATGGGCTGGGAAAAGATGGTTACCGAAAGCTAGCAAATAGAATACTAAACACGCGAATCAAATTAACCAATGAACTGCCGAAAATGGGTTATAGAATATTAGGCAAACCATTGGGAGGTATAGTTAGTTTCACATCTGAGGAGTTTAATTTAGCTGAATTACCGACACTAATGAAGGGTTGGTTTATACAATATCAGCCGGGTTCAAGAATACTAGGATTTCCCAAGAGTATTCACCTGACTATTGCACCTGGACACGATAAAGTGGTAGACGAATTCTTAAGAGACTTAGAACGGGCTACCATTGAGCTTAGGGGTAAAAGATTGACCTTGCCGCCTCTACAAGATTTTAATGACCTTCAAAGCATAGCTAGAGCGTTGGGGATTGAGGAGGGGAAGCTCCCATCGAATCCTACTTTAATTAATGAATTGATGCATGAGATGCCACCTGAGCTAGTAGAAAATGTTCTAAAATTAGTGATAAATGAATACGTTTTCAGACCATCAAGGTCTTGAGTTAAGCGATCTATAGGTTTTTTTGAGCCTTTTGTAAACATTTATAAACTCTCTGAATTTTTTGTTAAGCCTCAGGGAGTTGTTTGAGTCAGGCATGAACACTTTATCGATTTCAAACTTTGAGCAAGCTTCTTCAAAACTATTATAAACACCTAGTCCTACTGAAGCTATTGCCCCTAATCCCCTTAACCCCGTCAGTTCAGGTCTCTTAACTCTTTTTACCGGTAGCCCTATGGAATCGGCTACTATCTGACACCACGAATCAAAAAGTGCTCCACCGCCAACAATATTCACCTCTTTAACGTCTTTAGCTACAAGGGGAAACACCCACTTTATGTTTAATGCTACACCCTCCATAACTGCCCTCAATATTTCTGCTTTACTTGACTCTAAAGAGATATTCAGGATTCCACCCCTTACTGTAGGGTCGTCGATGGGAGATCTCTCGCCATAAAGCCACGGTAGGAATAGAAGACTCGTTTTATCAATACTTTTTACTAACTTCTCAACCTCCTCATAGTTCCTTTCCATCCCTAAAAGTCTCATTACCCATTCAATTGCCCCACCTGCAACTTCCTGTTCTGCTACATATAGATATTTTCCCGGTATAGCACTCAATATACTACCCACGTAGTGGAATACATCGACTTTTCTTTTAGAAATATGTGATGCCACCCAGTCGCTGGTGCCGATGTATATATGTGGTTCTCCTTCCTTTACGGCTCCAGAACCAACAGCTGATGCGGTAAGGTCTCCTGCTCCCACAAATACTGGTATTTCCCCGAATAACTTAGCTACTTCCCCTTTTACATATCCTGCAATATCTGTAGATTTCTTGATCTCAGGTAATAGGTTTCTGTCTATTTTGTAGTCCCTTAAAATCTCATCTGACCATATAGCCCTTGCAGTTCTGGTATCAGCCAACCAGGAGAGACTTGCCTCATCATGACTTGTGACGAAAACGCCAGAAGCTTTACTAATTAGAAAGCCCTTAATGTCTAATAGCTTATATGTCTTTGAGAAGATGTCCCTTTCGTTTTGAGCTATCCAGATAATCTTTGATATAACATCCTTTCCTGTCTTACTGGGTGCACCACCTGTAATCCTGAGGAATTTTAACAGCTTAAGTATAGAGTATCCTTGAAGCTTAATTACACCTTTCCACAAATCTTCAGGCAGTCCTGATGCCCTCTCATCCAACCAAATTATGGCATTTCTCAGTGGTTCTCCACTTGCATCAACAGGAATAACTCCGGCCATATGGGCATCGAAAACTAACCCACTTATGGTAAATTTGAAGTCCTCTAGAGCAGTTCTACCTAAATCCACTATTGTTTCCCACAGTTTGTTAGCATCTTGTTCCGCCCAGCCCTTTTTGGGATAGTTTACTATTGATTTAGTCGAAACCAATTTTCTTACTTCAAAGTCTTTAAGCGAGATTATTCCACATTTTGTTGATGTAGTTCCTACATCGAAGGCTATAACGTACTTATCTTCGCTCATTTTTTGCCCTCCCCTCTCTTAGGAATAAACTTAGCACAAGTGAAACTACATCTAATATAATGACTAAGATCATTGATGGAAGGAAAGGATTATTTGGATATAATACAGGATTTTCTAATGACCCCATAACGGGTATAAGTAAGACTGCCCCTCCTTGCGCTATTAACCATAGAATACTTTGAATTGTTCCAGTCATGTTTGGCTCTACTAGTTGTGCAGAGTAATCTAGACCGATAGGCAATGCTGATACTAGGAAAAATCCCAGGAGGAAAGTGGAAACACTCAATATGATGAAATCATTCGAAACTGTTATGAAGTATAGCATTATAGCTGAGATACCAAAGTCTAAAAGGAAGAACATCTTTTTTCTCTGTAGTTTATCTGATAAAAATGGAATGACTATTGAACCGAATATTCCACCAATAAGTATCAGTCCAGCTATAACTCCACTGTCGGTTACGCTTATCCCTCTTGGTTCTAGTATACTCTCGATCCAGGTCAGAATACCTGTGAAAAAGCCTATCCCTATGAAGAAAAGCACATTAAGAATTATGAAGTCCGTAGATTTTAAGACTCCTTTTACCACACCAAATGAAATCATGTTGGATTCTGTGGAACTCACTTTCTTTTCCTTTGCTACAACCGTGAATATGATAAGACTTAAGACAGATATGGCTGAGTAAACTATAAGCATTGTCTGAAATTCAGAAAAATTGGTATCTGGAACCAGCATCGGAGTGAAAATTAGAGCTGACATTAAACCCAGAAATTGCCCTATAACAGCTAAACCCGTGGCTAAACCTCTCTCTTTATCCTCAAACCACTCAATAACCATTTTTGAGATGGAAGTATAAACGAAAGGTTGACCTACTCCTGCAAGTGACTGAAAAATTAATAAGAGTGTAAAGTTTTCTCCTGAGAATATTCTCGCCACTGAAAACACAGCCATAATTAGTGCTCCAAGGGAAACGGCATATTTGAAGCCTTTTTTATCGGTTATTATTCCAGCAGGTATAGAAAGGGGAATGAAAATTAGAGGCCAAATTGCAGATAGTAAGCCTATGTCTTCTGCAGGAACATTATACAAGTCGGTCATTATTGGTGTGGTGATTGATGCGAAGTTTAACCAAAGTAGTTGTGATATGGCTGCAACGAACATATATGAGCTTAATACCGCCCACTTGTAATTCATTACTATCTATTAAATTTGTAGATATGTATTTTTTATATTTACTTATTATGTTAGGTTAAGGAGAAATAATTATTAAAAGTAATATTGAACCATAATATTATTTCAAAAATCCAGCTTTTTCAGTCTCAAGAGAAAGGTTCATTACGCAAGAAATTTAGTAGGTTTTCTCTATGCTTTTATTGAACGCTATTGAAATAAGGTTTTCTTCTCATATTTTTACTTTTGCGTGTATTTCTTTTAGTGTTCGAATTTATATCATGTTCGACGCAAAATTGCAAAATTTTAAACTAAAATTTACTATATCAACATTATATATTTAAATGATTTATATTCTCTATTATACATCACTCTCAATCTTTAGTAAAAAATACCTTTAAAAAGAACGTTGATTCATAATCAGAAATAGCGAACTTTATGTATACATTTTGATAATCTATAACAGTCACTATGAATGGTAAGTAAACACCTTAGAAACTGGGTAGAAAAGGATATTTTTAAAATAAATTTAGCAAGTTAAAGATACTTTATTTGTACCAAAATATGGTCAAATTAGACTTTTAACTCATGTGTAGGATAGAAATAAAACCGCATAATCTTTAGAATGTGAGGAAAACCTCGTCATTTATGGCGAGGAGGAAGTCAGCTCTTTAAAGGATATGTGAAATCTTTAGTCAAGGGTTAAAGTCTGGGCGTTTAATACAAAAAATCTTTTTAATTGGTGTAGAAAGCTTTACGCTGTCTAGGGTTGTGCGGTAACCTGAATATCTATGCTGTCTCCATTGGCAAGTAGTAATCTCACGGTGTAAAGTGAGTTGGGGATCAAGTTTAAAGATAGGTTGTTAAAGTCTATTGTTATATTATTAAATCCATGTTTTAAATAATTAGGCGTTATAGAAGTAGAGATGTAATTTGTGCCTACTATTTGAGCTTGAGTGATGTAAACGTCACTGTCAGAGTACAGTGATATGGTTAAAATACCATTTCCTCTAATTATTCCGCTTCCCAATGAACTTACCTTTACAGTCTTTTTAGCACTATTTAGTTCTCTAATCACTTTATTTACTCCGATATAGCTCAGTGCGTATCCAATTACCTGAGTGATCAAGAAAGGCAATGCGACTAATATACCAGCGTTTTTAAGTGATCCCTCGTTGAATGTTTCCCCGGTTCTGTAGAATGATATACCAAGAATAATTTGACCTATTACAAATATAATATCCCCAAAGAGATTTACTGGTAAGGCGTAAACTACTGCCCCGATAATCATGATTATCGTTCCAACTTTACCCAAATCAGAGTAGTTTGT is from Sulfolobus acidocaldarius DSM 639 and encodes:
- a CDS encoding metal-dependent hydrolase; the protein is MNLNSHILLALALGLALFHRVDLAVLVGIGAAIPDLDREYTLLKRDIFRRMQLHRALFHNIFFIIALFLFNKYIGIGALTHVIFDAFTSPSDRGVELFFPLTRLIKEYKLNYEGKESGRGRRPAWYLEDPTRLVERTADKDLREPKKEPWRRIYGPFKNSMLVDWAVFYASGIYIILNEQLTIGFLNWLIQFLYVVFVKYIIISIGIVMFYAAGEVWRRRNVGRRPIIVTMAIGFILILYQGSQLFSPLSIGSLEAVYLVIPSLAVGIILAYLHVKMRKKEVVL
- a CDS encoding pyridoxal phosphate-dependent decarboxylase family protein; its protein translation is MKAFPDKPLSKQDIYEIAKTYSRNDNEPLSGRMWGHIYSLGLPEDVIEVSMTLYNQFINKTMLDFTVYPSVLRFENDIIAMASSLLGGNEETVGNFTFGGTESIMVATKSARDYFLKRHSSVIPEILLPVTAHPAFNKASDYLGMKVTPVKIDPERTTVDLEDLKSKLKENTAMIVASAPNYPFGTIDDVKALSEIAQDKKLWLHVDSCIGGFLLPFLRDLGEPIPPFDLSLEGVTSISADLHKYGYAPRGASVVLFRNSSYREGSIFVMSRWPGYPIVNTSVLSTRSAGPLAAAWGIIHGLGKDGYRKLANRILNTRIKLTNELPKMGYRILGKPLGGIVSFTSEEFNLAELPTLMKGWFIQYQPGSRILGFPKSIHLTIAPGHDKVVDEFLRDLERATIELRGKRLTLPPLQDFNDLQSIARALGIEEGKLPSNPTLINELMHEMPPELVENVLKLVINEYVFRPSRS
- a CDS encoding xylulokinase — its product is MSEDKYVIAFDVGTTSTKCGIISLKDFEVRKLVSTKSIVNYPKKGWAEQDANKLWETIVDLGRTALEDFKFTISGLVFDAHMAGVIPVDASGEPLRNAIIWLDERASGLPEDLWKGVIKLQGYSILKLLKFLRITGGAPSKTGKDVISKIIWIAQNERDIFSKTYKLLDIKGFLISKASGVFVTSHDEASLSWLADTRTARAIWSDEILRDYKIDRNLLPEIKKSTDIAGYVKGEVAKLFGEIPVFVGAGDLTASAVGSGAVKEGEPHIYIGTSDWVASHISKRKVDVFHYVGSILSAIPGKYLYVAEQEVAGGAIEWVMRLLGMERNYEEVEKLVKSIDKTSLLFLPWLYGERSPIDDPTVRGGILNISLESSKAEILRAVMEGVALNIKWVFPLVAKDVKEVNIVGGGALFDSWCQIVADSIGLPVKRVKRPELTGLRGLGAIASVGLGVYNSFEEACSKFEIDKVFMPDSNNSLRLNKKFREFINVYKRLKKTYRSLNSRP
- a CDS encoding MFS transporter; protein product: MNYKWAVLSSYMFVAAISQLLWLNFASITTPIMTDLYNVPAEDIGLLSAIWPLIFIPLSIPAGIITDKKGFKYAVSLGALIMAVFSVARIFSGENFTLLLIFQSLAGVGQPFVYTSISKMVIEWFEDKERGLATGLAVIGQFLGLMSALIFTPMLVPDTNFSEFQTMLIVYSAISVLSLIIFTVVAKEKKVSSTESNMISFGVVKGVLKSTDFIILNVLFFIGIGFFTGILTWIESILEPRGISVTDSGVIAGLILIGGIFGSIVIPFLSDKLQRKKMFFLLDFGISAIMLYFITVSNDFIILSVSTFLLGFFLVSALPIGLDYSAQLVEPNMTGTIQSILWLIAQGGAVLLIPVMGSLENPVLYPNNPFLPSMILVIILDVVSLVLSLFLREGRAKNERR
- a CDS encoding DUF973 family protein, coding for MKSNSSALGRIKIGSLFLELSSILFIVSIIVVLYTAFNTVAKYINTSNGVSGLNQSQLQQELLKQLNTPLIHAIPIIVTVIAIIGSILILTGYLNEKIKTNYSDLGKVGTIIMIIGAVVYALPVNLFGDIIFVIGQIILGISFYRTGETFNEGSLKNAGILVALPFLITQVIGYALSYIGVNKVIRELNSAKKTVKVSSLGSGIIRGNGILTISLYSDSDVYITQAQIVGTNYISTSITPNYLKHGFNNITIDFNNLSLNLIPNSLYTVRLLLANGDSIDIQVTAQP